The following are encoded together in the Melitaea cinxia chromosome 22, ilMelCinx1.1, whole genome shotgun sequence genome:
- the LOC123664700 gene encoding chitin deacetylase 8-like, whose amino-acid sequence MRLASIVVLFALGAFTLVECQQDAAQECDPEACQLPTCRCSSTDIPGGLDKRNTPQFVILTFDDAVNSQNLETYRSTIYNRRNKLNNCPIGTTFFVSHEYTEYNGVNELYNQGFEIALHSITHVSNQTYWREASTETLMKEFSDQKSQMAHFANIPINRINGVRSPFLQMAGNATFEMMAEANLRYDLSWPTMAHRDPGLWPYTLHYQSIQDCFIPSCPTASIPGPWVLPIITWQDLEGVACSFVDACFYRPNLDDEDGWFRFILMNFERHYNNNRAPFGFYVHEWFISRNVAVHRAFIRFLDMLNNLNDVFMVNANDVIDWVQNPVPIDEYVRQPCRVNPPSPCRLANCGPLEGQHNSVSYYMRVCNRCPRNYPWLDNPLGL is encoded by the exons ATGAGGCTTGCTTCCATTGTGGTTTTGTTTGCGCTGGGCGCTTTCACTTTGGTTGAGTGTCAACAGGATGCCGCACAAGAGTGTGATCCAGAAGCATGTCAACTACCAACCTGCAGGTGTTCATCTACCGATATACCTGGAGGATTAGACAAGAGAAATACTCCACAG ttCGTGATCCTAACTTTTGATGATGCCGTTAACTCACAAAATTTAGAAACTTATCGCTCTACCATCTACAATAGAAGAAATAAACTAAACAACTGTCCAATTGGAACGACATTTTTCGTAAGCCATGAATACACAGAATACAACGGAGTCAATGAACTTTACAACCAAGGATTTGAAATCGCTTTGCACTCTATAACACATGTATCTAATCAAACATACTGGAGAGAAGCTTCCACTGAAACCTTGATGAAAGAATTTAGTGATCAGAAAAGTCAAATGGCGCATTTCGCAAACATCCCTATTAATAGAATTAATG GTGTTCGCAGTCCTTTCCTCCAAATGGCTGGAAATGCGACATTCGAAATGATGGCTGAAGCAAATCTCCGTTATGACTTAAGTTGGCCGACGATGGCACACCGCGACCCAGGATTATGGCCTTATACTCTGCACTATCAATCTATTCAAGATTGCTTTATACCATCATGCCCCACTGCGTCCATTCCTGGTCCTTGGGTTTTACCTATAATCACTTGGCAGGATTTGGAAGGTGTCGCATGCTCTTTTGTAGACGCTTGCTTCTacag ACCCAATTTAGATGACGAAGATGGATGGTTTAGATTTATTCTCATGAACTTCGAAAGGCACTATAACAATAACCGTGCTCCTTTCGGTTTTTACGTTCACGAATGGTTCATCTCACGCAATGTTGCAGTGCATAGGGCGTTCATCCGATTCTTGGATATGCTGAACAATCTTAATGACGTATTCATG GTAAATGCTAATGACGTGATCGATTGGGTACAAAACCCTGTTCCAATCGACGAATATGTGAGACAGCCCTGCAGGGTAAACCCTCCATCTCCCTGTAGGCTTGCTAACTGTGGTCCACTCGAAGGTCAACATAACTCT GTATCATATTATATGAGGGTCTGCAACAGATGTCCTCGCAATTATCCGTGGCTCGACAACCCGCTTGGtttgtaa